Below is a window of Zygotorulaspora mrakii chromosome 3, complete sequence DNA.
TGCGATAGTTAATGGGTACACACCCGGATACTGGCTTGGTTGTTATCGTTCTTGCCAGGATTGATAAGCGGATATTTTTCCGATATCAAAATGCGGGCAGCTCGAAAAGAGAACGAGGCGAGACTGCCGCTTCCTATTTCGCGGGTAAACACCCTATCAAATTTAATCAATCTATTAACCACAGTAAATGCTTCAAGTAGTATCGCAATGATTCATCGCTGAAAGACATATTTAAACGAAACCAGTTTTCTAACACTATCAGTTACCTCCTTACAAAAACATTCCATCTAGAATTAGCAGTGGCAAACTTGTTGTCTTCCAATAACTCGCGAAATACACTACACTATTTCGGATGAcggaagaaaagaaagagaattaTAAAGTCgatgttgaagatgttgAGCATGGTTCCTTGTCTCAAGAAGATGTCCCGTGTAGCTTACCGCAATTACTGGAGTCAGCAGATGCTGATGATGCATTCGAGTATGCAAAGAACCTTGACCAAGACACGGAAATAGACCCAATTGCTGATAGAAAGCTCACATGGAAAGCTGATATGATAATCTTTCCGATGATGGCCTTAGTTTATGCGGCGCAATTTCTGGATAAAACCTCAATGTCGTATGCGGCGGTGATGGGATTGCGAACCGACCTCAATATGAGGGGTGACATGTACAGCTGGTCTGGAACCAGTTTTTATTTGGGATACTTAATATTTGAGTATCCAGCTGCGTGGCTTCTGCAAAAGTACCCTTTAGCAAAGACCATGGCTAtttttctaattctttGGGGGTTCGTTTTGACAATGACTTCCGTGGCTAACTATCCTGGGTATATTGCAATCAGAACTATTCTTGGTATGCTGGAATCTAGCTCCTCGATAGGTTTCATGCTTCTTACCTCCCAATACTATCACCGCAAAGATCAAAGTGCAAGGACTGCATTTTGGGTGGCATGCAATGGTGTGGGGCAGATAATGGGTGGGTCAATGGCATACGGATTAGCCAAACGGGAAGCATCTTTGCCTCTTGCTGGTTGgaaattgattttcatcatttgcGGTGTCATTACCATTTTTCTGGGATTGCTGTTTTGGTTGGTTGTCCCAGACTCCCCATTTAAGGCTTggtttttgaatgatgcAGAAAAAACGTTGATTGTTCATAGGTTGCGTAAAAATCAGCAAGGTGTCGGCAATCATACGTTTaagaaatatcaatttaTTGAAGCCTTCACTGATATCCGAACGTGGATCATGTTCTTCTCCTCTGTTGCTTTGAACATTCCAAATGGAGGTATTGGCACGTTTTCGTCACTTCTTATTGCAGGTACTATGGGATACGGTGAGCTTATGACTTTACTCATGGGACTTCCAGCGGGTGCTTGTGAATTTGTAGGTTTGATACTATTTGGAGTCATATCTCCGTTTGTCAAAAATAGAATGGTGCTTGCATCCATATCGACCATTATTGCGCTGATTGGCTCTTGTTTGATGTCTTTTGCGGGGCCTCCGAAGGCCCAGCTGGCTGGTTACTATCTCATGATGGTTTCTCCAGGAGCCATGATCGTAATGTTCTCTATTGTGTCTTCAAATGTAGCAGGTTATACCAAAAAGACGACTGTTGGTGCGATTTATTTGATTGGATATTGCGTAGGAAACCTTATTGGTCCTCAGACTTTCAAGGAGGAGGACTCTCCTGGTTACCGCCCAGCTAAAATCGTAATGGTAGCTTTTTATGTCGTAACTCTCGTCACGTTACCACTACTATATATCGTGAATCGCAGAGAAAACCGCAGGAGAGACAAATTGGCTGAAGAGGGAATGGTGcaacatcaaaagaattcaGAATTTGCTGATTTGACCGACAAAGAGAACTTAGAATTTAGATAcgttctttgattttgtttaacaaaatttttgatttatctAGACATGTTtaatctgaaaaatatcttttGTATGGCTGATTTCCGAGTTTCCCTACGAAATCAACTACATTCATATAACTGTTTTTTTAAGCGACATTCTGTTGACATCAACAGTTACTACGAACGCGTTGGTTCACACACCTGAAGAAAATGGATTATCGACCCCACTAGGAGTGAGCTGTTCGTGAAGAGACATTGTAAACATCGCAACATCGCACACGATAACTTGGAACGCTCAGTTGAACCAAATGTATGCGGcatttctttatttttgatttgaactTTAATTTTCCATTATCTAAGTGGAAACTCACATACTTCGAAGAGATCCACTGAAACTCAGCAAATAATATCTGGAAACCAACTTGTATTTTTAGATATATG
It encodes the following:
- a CDS encoding allantoate permease family MFS transporter yields the protein MTEEKKENYKVDVEDVEHGSLSQEDVPCSLPQLLESADADDAFEYAKNLDQDTEIDPIADRKLTWKADMIIFPMMALVYAAQFLDKTSMSYAAVMGLRTDLNMRGDMYSWSGTSFYLGYLIFEYPAAWLLQKYPLAKTMAIFLILWGFVLTMTSVANYPGYIAIRTILGMLESSSSIGFMLLTSQYYHRKDQSARTAFWVACNGVGQIMGGSMAYGLAKREASLPLAGWKLIFIICGVITIFLGLLFWLVVPDSPFKAWFLNDAEKTLIVHRLRKNQQGVGNHTFKKYQFIEAFTDIRTWIMFFSSVALNIPNGGIGTFSSLLIAGTMGYGELMTLLMGLPAGACEFVGLILFGVISPFVKNRMVLASISTIIALIGSCLMSFAGPPKAQLAGYYLMMVSPGAMIVMFSIVSSNVAGYTKKTTVGAIYLIGYCVGNLIGPQTFKEEDSPGYRPAKIVMVAFYVVTLVTLPLLYIVNRRENRRRDKLAEEGMVQHQKNSEFADLTDKENLEFRYVL